A region of Thermobifida halotolerans DNA encodes the following proteins:
- a CDS encoding glutamate ABC transporter substrate-binding protein — protein sequence MRIRRTSIALAGASALALSLTACGTADVGGGGGGGEGGGEGGGDTITIGVKYDQPGLGLLEGDAPVGFDVDVATYIAGELGYSPDQIEWTEAASANRETFLQQGTVDMVVATYSITDERKNVVDFAGPYYVAQQDIIVASDSTDINGPEDLEGKVLCSASGSRSANNIVDSEEDGGLGIGAELREAGNYSECMQLLADGTVDAVTTDNTILAGFAAQNPESYRMVNNPFGEERYGVGLPKGSTEMCEQVNEAITKMWEEGKTLEYLDTAFGETGFAYAEEQPELDGCA from the coding sequence ATGCGAATCCGTCGCACCAGCATCGCCCTCGCGGGGGCGTCCGCCCTGGCCCTCTCCCTCACCGCATGCGGCACCGCCGACGTCGGCGGCGGCGGCGGAGGAGGCGAAGGAGGGGGCGAAGGCGGCGGCGACACCATCACCATCGGCGTCAAGTACGACCAGCCCGGCCTGGGCCTGCTCGAAGGCGACGCCCCGGTCGGCTTCGACGTGGATGTCGCCACCTACATCGCCGGTGAACTCGGCTACTCCCCCGACCAGATCGAATGGACCGAGGCCGCCTCCGCCAACCGCGAGACGTTCCTCCAGCAGGGCACCGTCGACATGGTCGTCGCCACCTACTCCATCACCGACGAGCGCAAGAACGTGGTCGACTTCGCCGGCCCCTACTACGTCGCCCAGCAGGACATCATCGTCGCCTCCGACAGCACCGACATCAACGGTCCCGAGGACCTCGAAGGCAAGGTGCTGTGCTCCGCCTCGGGCTCCCGCTCCGCCAACAACATCGTCGACAGCGAGGAGGACGGCGGCCTGGGCATCGGCGCCGAGCTCCGCGAGGCGGGCAACTACTCCGAGTGCATGCAACTGCTCGCCGACGGCACCGTCGACGCCGTCACCACCGACAACACCATCCTCGCCGGATTCGCCGCCCAGAACCCCGAGTCCTACCGGATGGTGAACAACCCCTTCGGTGAGGAACGCTACGGCGTGGGCCTGCCCAAGGGCTCCACCGAGATGTGTGAGCAGGTCAACGAGGCCATCACCAAGATGTGGGAAGAGGGCAAGACCCTGGAGTACCTCGACACGGCCTTCGGCGAGACCGGCTTCGCCTACGCCGAGGAGCAGCCCGAACTCGACGGCTGCGCGTAG
- a CDS encoding amino acid ABC transporter ATP-binding protein: MTDTPLVVLENINKHFGELHVLRDINLSVNAGEVVVIIGPSGSGKSTLCRTINRLETVDSGRILLDGQPLPAEGRALARLRSDVGMVFQSFNLFSHKTVLENITLGPTRVLGVPKAEATVRALELLERVRIAEQANKYPAQLSGGQQQRVAIARSLAMNPKVILFDEPTSALDPEMVQEVLDVMTDLAREGMTMIVVTHEMGFARRAANRVVFMADGQIVEENTPDEFFTNPRSERAQDFLSKILTH; this comes from the coding sequence ATGACCGATACTCCTCTCGTCGTGCTGGAGAACATCAACAAGCACTTCGGCGAACTCCACGTACTTCGCGACATCAATCTCTCCGTCAACGCCGGCGAGGTGGTCGTCATCATCGGTCCCTCGGGATCGGGCAAGTCCACGCTGTGCCGCACGATCAACCGACTGGAAACCGTCGACAGCGGCCGCATCCTCCTGGACGGCCAGCCACTCCCCGCCGAAGGACGCGCCCTGGCCCGACTGCGCAGTGACGTCGGCATGGTGTTCCAGTCGTTCAACCTGTTCTCGCACAAGACCGTGCTGGAGAACATCACCCTCGGTCCCACCAGGGTCCTCGGCGTCCCCAAGGCCGAGGCCACCGTGCGCGCCCTGGAACTTCTGGAACGGGTCCGCATCGCCGAACAGGCCAACAAGTACCCCGCCCAGCTCTCCGGCGGACAGCAGCAGCGCGTGGCCATCGCCCGCTCCCTGGCGATGAATCCCAAGGTGATCCTCTTCGACGAGCCGACCTCCGCCCTCGACCCCGAAATGGTGCAGGAGGTCCTCGACGTCATGACCGACCTGGCCCGGGAAGGCATGACCATGATCGTGGTCACCCACGAGATGGGCTTCGCCCGCCGCGCCGCCAACCGGGTCGTGTTCATGGCCGACGGCCAGATCGTCGAGGAGAACACCCCCGACGAGTTCTTCACCAACCCCCGCTCCGAGCGGGCCCAGGACTTCCTCTCCAAGATCCTCACCCACTAG
- a CDS encoding amino acid ABC transporter permease has product MEAFFDNIDKVLDGFSWTVRLTFFSALFSFVLGVLLTGMRVSPIPLLRGISTAYVETIRNSPLTLVLLFCGLGLNSALGLSLSGTVAWDVFWWAVIGLSAYTSCFVSESLRAGINTIPPGQAEAARSLGLTFTQSLRLIIIPQALRTVIGPLGSVLIALTKNTTVASVAGLGVQEASRQMKLMFDQGIAPVLPTFVGFAVGFLVLTLPIGYFFGWLSKRMAVVR; this is encoded by the coding sequence ATGGAAGCCTTCTTCGACAACATCGACAAAGTCCTCGACGGTTTCTCCTGGACCGTCCGGCTCACCTTCTTCAGCGCCCTCTTCTCCTTCGTCCTGGGCGTCCTGCTGACCGGGATGCGGGTCTCCCCCATCCCCCTGCTCCGCGGCATATCCACCGCCTACGTGGAGACGATCCGCAACTCCCCCCTCACCCTCGTCCTGCTCTTCTGCGGACTGGGCCTCAACAGCGCCCTCGGACTCAGCCTCTCCGGCACCGTGGCCTGGGACGTGTTCTGGTGGGCGGTCATCGGACTGTCCGCCTACACCTCCTGCTTCGTCTCCGAATCGCTGCGCGCGGGAATCAACACCATTCCCCCGGGCCAGGCCGAAGCCGCCCGCTCCCTCGGCCTCACCTTCACCCAGAGCCTGCGCCTCATCATCATCCCGCAGGCACTGCGCACCGTCATCGGACCGCTCGGCAGCGTCCTCATCGCCCTCACCAAGAACACCACCGTCGCGTCCGTCGCCGGACTCGGCGTCCAAGAGGCCTCCCGGCAGATGAAGCTGATGTTCGACCAGGGCATCGCACCGGTCCTGCCGACCTTCGTCGGCTTCGCGGTCGGCTTCCTCGTCCTGACCCTGCCAATCGGATACTTCTTCGGCTGGCTCAGCAAGCGAATGGCGGTGGTCCGATGA